One part of the Tubulanus polymorphus unplaced genomic scaffold, tnTubPoly1.2 scaffold_25, whole genome shotgun sequence genome encodes these proteins:
- the LOC141914472 gene encoding uncharacterized protein LOC141914472 — protein sequence MEITDEVKTLSEKHLKTSLENNANHTAREPGPEKPGPEEPGPEKPGPEKPGPEGPGPEKPGPEKPGPDGPGPDGPRLEELTPVEETDDKSEIDDNSDEDDAESGDESDIEDNDQQDSAMDHLFPSQRAIERPEYPNLPDTVTTLETADGSKVYIVGTAHFSEESQADVAQTIQECKPDIVMVELCPGRVSILSLDEKTLLEEAKTISIEKLRTAIKQVLINYEQLLNRY from the exons ATGGAAATTACGG ATGAAGTTAAAACGTTGAGTGagaaacatttaaaaacaagTCTGGAAAACAATGCAAACCACACAGCGCGAGAACCCGGACCAGAGAAACCCGGACCAGAGGAACCCGGACCAGAGAAACCCGGACCAGAGAAACCCGGACCAGAGGGACCCGGACCAGAGAAACCCGGACCAGAGAAACCCGGACCAGACGGACCCGGACCAGACGGACCCAGATTGGAGGAACTAACACCAGTTGAGGAAACTGATGATAAAAgtgaaatagatgataattcAGATGAGGATGATGCTGAGAGCGGTGATGAATCTGATATTGAAGATAATGATCAACAGGATTCAGCGATGGATCATTTATTCCCGTCTCAACGAGCGATCGAACGCCCTGAGTATCCTAATTTACCGGATACCGTCACGACGCTAGAGACAGCAGACGGCAGTAAGGTGTATATTGTAGGAACTGCTCATTTCAGTGAGGAGAGTCAGGCCGATGTAGCTCAG ACGATTCAGGAATGTAAACCAGATATAGTAATGGTTGAATTATGTCCAGGAAGAGTTAGTATTCTTTCATTGGATGAGAAAACTTTACTGGAGGAAGCAAAAACAATCAGTATTGAGAAACTACGAACAGCTATTAAACAGGTATTGATAAACTACGAACAGCTATTAAACAGGTATTGA